GTGACTGTGTGGAGGGTGAAGCAACCTTCCAGAAGGTGGCTGCGGTAAGTATCCACACAGAAGCGGATTTCTCAGAAATATACGCCTGTGCAGACGCCCTGATGCGTGAGATGGATATCCCGTATGAAATCGAGGAATCAGACGACCCGGCGTTCATTCCGGGACGGCGGGCCAATATTTTCGTGGACGGAAAAAAAGCAGGAGTGTTTGGGGAAATCAACCCGGATGTCATCCGGGCCTTTGAACTGGACGCACCAATATGTGCAATGGAATTTGATCTCAGATGCGTACCGCAACACCGCGGTCTCTGAGATACTCTTTTACCTCTTTTACGGTCATCTCACCGAAGTGAAAGACGCTTGCGGCAAGGCAGGCATCGGCATGGCCTGTCAAAAAGCCGTCATAGAAGTGTTCAAGCGTACCAACACCGCCGCTTGCAATCACCGGGATACCGACGGCATCAGATATGGCTGCAGTCACCGCCACATCAAAGCCCTGTTTTACGCCGTCAGTCTCCATGGACGTCAATAGAATCTCACCGGCACCCCGCCGTTCGGCCTCTTTGGCCCATTCCACCGCGTCAATACCTGTCGGGTGACTGCCGCCGTAGATGACCACTTCATACCATACCACCGCACCGTCCGGCATGGTGATGGGAGTCGCACCGTCACGCATCTCAGGATTCTTGCGCACATCCATTGCGACAACGATGCACTGCGACCCGAACATCACAGCCCCCTCAGAGATCAGTTCCGGGTTCTGCACGGCACTGGTATTGATACTGACCTTGTCCGCACCGGCCCGGAGAATCTCCCGGATGTCCGCAATGGAGCGGATGCCGCCGCCGACGGTGAGCGGCAAAAAGAGCTGGTCTGCTGCACGCTCGATCACATCGATGATAATGCCACGTGCTTCCTTTGATGCGGTGATATCTAAAAAGACCACTTCATCAGCACCCTGTTCATTATACCGTGCGGCGAGTTCAACCGGGTCGCCCGCATCACGCAGGCCAAGAAAATTTACCCCTTTCACAACCCTGCCGTCCTTCAAATCCAGACAGGGAATGATCCGTTTGGTGAGTGCCATCGTATTACAAGGTGTGTCCGGCGGGTATAATGAAAATTGTGTATCAGGCGGTTCCCCCACAAACAGGATATCAGTAGAATAAAAAGTCCCTTAAACCGCCATAACATACGGTATTGACAGGACGTATACATATGACCATGGACTCAGGAGAACTGAAGATGGGATGGGCCAGGCAGTATATGCCGGTCCTCGCGGAGATCCGCAAACGGTTTGAAGCAGAAAAGCCGCTTGCCGGCGCCACCGTCGGCATGGCCCTCCATGTAGAGGCAAAGACCGCGGTACTTGTCGAGACGATGGCAGCAGGCGGGGCAGAGGTCCATATCACCGGGTGCAACCCCCTCTCCACCCAGGACGATGTGGCTCGTGCTCTGGGACGGGTGCCCGGTGTGCACTGCTACGCCACCCGCGCCTGCAGTGTGGACGAGTACTATGACGCAATGGACAAAGTCCTCGATGCGTCCCCGAATATCACGATTGATGACGGCATGGACCTCATCCACCGCATTCACACACTTCGCCGCGACCTCCTCGACACGATCATCGGCGGATGCGAGGAGACCACTACCGGTATCCAGCGCCTGCGGGCAATGGCAGAAGAAGGTGCCCTTGAGTTTCCGGTCATCGCGGTGAACGACACCCCGATGAAACGCTCCTTTGACAATATCCACGGCACCGGGGAGAGTGCCCTCTCCTCCATTATGATCACGACGAACACCATCATCGGCGGCAAGTGGTTTGTGGTGGCAGGATACGGCTACTGCGGACGGGGACTCGCACGGATGGCGCACGGTCTCGGCGCGAAAGTAATTGTCACCGAAGTTGATCCCCGCCGTGCCCTTGAGGCACACATGGACGGCTACCACGTGATGACCATGAAAGACGCGGCAGCCATCGGTGAGATCTTTGTGACGACAACCGGCAACACCTCCATCATCACGGGAGAGCACTTCCCGCTGATGCGCGACGGTGCGATTCTCGCAAACGCAGGCCACTTCAACGTGGAGATTGACATCCCATGGCTGGAGGAGCATGCAGAGGAGAAGGAGACACGGGACAGCATTGACACCTATCTTGTCAATGGCAACCGCATCAGTGTGCTTGCAGAAGGACGGCTCGTCAACCTCGCAACCACAAAAGGCATGGGGCATCCCGTAGAAGTAATGGACCTCTCCTTTGCCCTGCAGGCACTCTGCACGGAGTATATGTATAAGAACGGCGGAGACCTCACCGGCGGTGTCTATGAAGTGCCCTATGAAATTGATGCGACAGTCGCACACCTCAAACTGGCATCCCTGGGTGTCACCATTGACGAACTCTCAGAAGAACAGAAGACCTACCTGCAGTCATGGACAGCAGGCACATAAATACACATTTTTTAGAGGGACACGCCTCAGAATTTACCATCTGCATAGGACGTGCGGATCGCAAAAAGATACTCCTGCGCATACCCGGCATATGGGCCAAAATGCTCTTGGGCAAACCGGCGGATACGCTCGTATTCCGCAGGCGTAAAGGATTTTTCAGGGTCCCCGATACCATAGAGGCGATGCATGATCATCCGCATCCAGGTATCAACCGGAAATGATTCGTACTTCTGGAAGCCGAAAAGGAGCACACAGTCCGCCACTTTCGGGCCAATGCCGGGATAGACCATCAGTGCACGCCGTGCCTCTTCAAATGGCATCTCCCGGATACGGTCTGCCCACGCGGGGTCAGCGGCAATGGCCGCAGCGGTCTTATAGACATATGGCGCCCGGTACCCAAGCGTGCACCCGCGTATTTCTTCGAGGGTAAGGGTCGAGAGGGCTTCCGGTGTAGGAAAGGCATATCGAACAACCCCGTCCGGTGCCGTGATCGGTTTCCCTGCGGCCCGGCACAGATTTTCTATCATCCGGGTTATAAACGGAATATTCGCATTCTGGGCACAGATATATGAGATGAGGCATTCCCACGGATTCTGGCGGACGATCCGGAGTCCGCCCGTGCACCGGACTGCATCCATGATATGGGCGTCACAAGAGAAACCGGATACAATGGCGTCATGGGGGCAGTCAAGGTGAAGATATGAAATAAGAAATGCTTCAGAACAGCCGGTATAGTATAGTGATCCACAATCCTGGCGAATCGTGATGAAACGGCTGTCCGCCACCCCCTCCCAGGTATCCTCCCGCTTCTTCCACCGGAAAAGCTGGCCACAGGAGAGCGTCGCATCGAGATTCAGCGGACATACCGGTTCATACACCATAACCTCAGGTACTGCTGCAGATGGTCCGTCTTTCATAGTACGTGATGTACCATTCCCTGCGGTTCATCAAAAAAAGCGCGGTACCGGCAGCTACACAGGATATGTCAGACTCGGAATATGGTATCATTGAGTTCACGAAGATCCTTACTGACCTGCCCCAGATCATCCGCCTGTGCCTGCAGGATGATCTCCACATCGTCCAGATCCATCTTTCCCTTTTGGATGCTTGAAACGAGGCCTTCCAGACTGGCCTTGACCTGTTCCACAGGGTTTTCCAGTTTGGTGGTTACAGCAGAGAGGCAGGCAACACGGGCCTCCTCTGCCACGAAGGCCCGGTGTTTGTAAATGGATGTCTCGATTGTGGTGTAGAGTTCCCGCGGCCGGATGGGTTTGATCAGGTAACCATACGGATTCGTCCGTATCGCCCGTGAGAGCGTCTCCTCATCCGAATAGGCGGTGAGAAATATCACCGGGATCTTCAGGCGTCCGGATATTTTCTCTGCCGCTTCGATGCCATCCATCTCACCATCCAGCCGGATATCAATGAGTGCCAGATCCGGCAGGGTTTCCATCGCGAGATCAATTGCCCGCTGCCCTGTCGTCGCCTTCCCTGCCACCAGGTATCCAAAGTCATGGATTGAATCTTCAAGAGCCATTGCGATGATCACTTCATCCTCCACGATGAGGATCTTCGCATCAGTCAGAGAACTCTGGTAGCTCTCATATTTCATCACCAATCCTAGGGAAGGGATAGTATTAATACTTTAATCTCCCTGAGCCCGGATGCCGGCAGATTGTGTAGAGAGAGAATCAAAATGCTGTAGAGCTATAAACCGACATTTCCCCGTCATAAATCGTGATATTACGGTTCAAAATATCGTCACCTCTGACCCGTATCCGGATACGGGCAGAATGCAGTGCGAAAAAATACCAGCAAAAGTCATCTCGGCAAATGTGTACAAAATAACGGCTGAAGGACATGTTGACCTCCCTACCACCCCCCCGGCAGGCAGAGAAGTCGACACACCATAGTCACCCACATGTATATTAAAGCTATGCCATGCAAACCACAAAAATGCAGAAAAACTATTTATAGTAAAAATAATTTTTAATATATAATTGCCGAATGAGCTCGATAAAACCATCCCGCCCAACCCCCATAACAGCCTCTCCGGCACAACCGTCGCCCCCTCCTGATACGACAATGTCTCCCTCCACCTGCCTGTGCCCTCACCCTTTTCCCCTGATACTGCCAAAAAATAGAGCAGGATCAGTATATAGCCAGCAGCACCAGAGAGAGGAAGAAATATGGATACAAAGCGAGACGGCAGACAAAGACGGAATATTACCACGGGAGACAGTGTCAGGATTGTCCTCAAAAAAGATCAGAGAACCGGAAAACTAACAGACGGAACCGTAAAAGATATCCTTACTAACTCTTCATACCATCCGCACGGCATTAAGGTGCGCCTTGCTGACGGGCAGGTCGGCCGGGTTCAGGAATGTTTGGGGGACGCGTAAATATACTTCTGATTACCCGGCAGAACATGCACAATGAATATATGACACTTTTGCGGCCACATTTTGAAAACAGGGACATCGTCTCATTTGAGGGGTTTATCCACATGGATAACCGGGATAAAGTCCCGAACCAGTCCCATGAATACCACCGGCCACAGGATGCCGCCGATATACCCTGATGTAACACCGTACAGAAGAAGACCTCAGCGAGGTCTCATATTTGAGGGGGATGAAATGATATTTCACCCACATTTTTCTAATATGATTATAATATGACAGACGGTTTCAGGAACACAGCCTCATCTCCAAAATGTCCGTTCAGGAAAACCCTCCCGGACTGACAGCAGTGGAGATTATCTCGTCATATTCATTCTGCGTCAGAACAGCCGGTGAATATGATGCGCCCAGCTGTTCGAGGTTTTTCACAAAGGCACGCAGGTGATTTTCAGACCCACGCATCAGATTTTCATAAACATACCGGATATCTGCATTTTCAGTCCGGCTCATGGCATCCTGCAGATCGACAATGTCTGTCTCTTCAACAAGGGCTGCCGCACGCAGGGCATCTTCGGGAGACTGCAGACCGGCAGAGACCAGATCATCATAGAGTATCTGTAATTCCGGATGGCCAAATACCCCCGGAACAATAATCTCAGACGGTTCATCGTCCAGACCATATCGTTCAATAAGAACTGTCACACTGTCCATATGTGTCTGCTCCGCACCCCCGATGTTTTTGAACACCTGCATGCCCCATTCCTCATAAAAAACTCCATACACATCACGGGCAAGCCGTTCCTCTTCCTCCAGGAAACGAAGATCCGAGATCTCCGCTGTTGAAAGCGTATCGTCGGGGGAAGAGGTCAGTTTCGTCTCAAGGACTCCGGGGTCCAGAACCGTAACATAGGAATCCTCCACAGAAGAGAGAGTAGGCTGAGGAGTTCCCTGCTGCTGTTCAGTGGTACAGCCGACACTGATCACCAGTATGATGACACAGATTCCAGCCACAACGCCCCATATTTTTGGTCTTTCCATAATCGTTCGTTCTTCATGGGAAGAGCAATAACCCTTTTGGAAAGAACAGAAAAGCGGCAATCATATATTCTCCATTTACCAAACGTCACATATGCCCATTCGGGTCCTCCTTGTTGATGACGAACCGGCCCTCCTTGACATAACAAAAATATTCCTGCAGCGTGAATCAGAGTTTTCTGTTGTTACCGCACACTCCGGTAAGAAAGCTCTGGAATTCCTTGATACCGAACCTTTTGACGTTATCATTTCCGATTATGAGATGCCGTGGATGGACGGCCTTACCCTGCTCTCTACGATCCGGGAACGGGGGATGTCACTCCCATTTATTATCTTTACCGGCAAAGGACGCGAGGAAGTCGTCATTGAAGCGCTCAACCGTGGAGCCGATTTTTATCTCCAGAAGGGAGGGGATCCGAAGTCCCAGTTTGCCGAACTGAAATCAAAGATCATCCATGCGGTGGAGAAGAAACGGGCAGAAGAAATAGCCCGTACTGCTTATGCAAAGATAGAAAAATCCAATGCAATCCTCGAAGAACAGAACCAACGTCTTGAAGAGAGTGAGGCAAAGTTCAGAAATCTGGCAGATTCCACCTCAGTAGCCATCCTGATACACCAGGACAACCGATGGATTTACGCAAATCCGGCAGCTGAAAGGATGTGCGGTTTTTCAGCAGAAGAGATCTGCACAATGGAATTTTGGGAAAGAGTTGCCCCTGAATTCCAGGAAATCGTTAAGGAACGGGGACAGTTCAGAGAACTGGGAAGGAATACTCCAAACACCTATGAATTAAAAATCCTCACAAAAACAGGAGAAGAAGCCTGGGCCTACCTAAGAGGAAGCACAACCGAGTATCAGGGCCGGCCAGCAGGGCTGATTTCGGTCATCGACATCACCGAACGAAAAAAGATGGAGACGGCACTCAGAGAACAGGAGGATAACTACCGTACCCTCCTGAATTCAATGAGCGACACCATCTTTATCCTCGACGAGCGGGACAGGTTCACCGGCATACACCACAATAAAGGATTACTTTACGCCCCACCAGAGGATTTTCTGGGCAAACACTTCAGGGATGTGATGCCAGGGAAAATATATGGGCAGTACAGCATTGCGGCAGATATCCTGAGAGAGACAAAAAAAACCCAATACTACGAATATCAGCTTGAGATAGGAAATGAACAAAACTGGTTTGAAGCAACACTGAATCTCCAGGAGGACGGGCCAGGTATCGTCGCCGTTATCAGGGATATTACCGACCGAAAGCAGATGGAAGAAGCACTGCGGGAGAATGAGGCACGTTACCGGACTCTGGTCGAAAATATCCCTATCGGCCTCATCCAGGCGAATACCACAGGGGAGATCATCTATGTCAACCCACAGATTTATGAGATATTTGGAACATCTCCAATAAAATCCACAGAAGAGCTCAATCAGTTATTATATCCACATATTCAGGATTCCGGGATTAGAACCGATATCCAGACAGCGATGGTTGAGAAGCGGGCGGTCGAGGGTGAATATAAGTATCTTAGCAAAGGGGGAGCTGATTGCTACGTCCGATACCGGATGGCACCGCTTGACACAAACGGTGAAATGACCGAGATGCTGACCATTGTCGAGGACATCACGGTACGCCGACAGGCAGAGGATGCGCTCAGGCTTGCCAACCACAAACTCGGCCTCCTCTCACGGGTTACCCGACATGACATCCTGAATGACATTATGGATGCAAAAGGGCATCTTGAACTCAATGAAGCTGAGTACCCTGCAAGCGGGACACCATACCTCACGGCCGTGGAAAAGGCAATCACACGCATTGAACGGGAGATTGAATTCACTGCGGAATATCAGGCACTCGGCACCTCGCCCCCAAAATGGCAAAAGGTCAGGCAGGTCACAGAGGACAGTCTCAACCAGATGGATGTGCCGGATGTGATCCAGACGGAAATGGACATCTCCCCTGTAGAAGTCTATGCCGACCAGTTGCTGACACTGGCATTTTCCAATATCATCAGAAATGCCCTCGTCCATGCCAAAGGGATCGCGAAGATCACCGTCATCACCCGGGAGGTACCAGGGGGTGAACTCTGCATAGCAATTGAGGATGACGGAACAGGGATACCCCTGGAGAAGAAAGAGGCAATACTCCAGCCCACCTACAACCGACGTTCCGGCCACGGTCTGTATCTCGTCCGGGATATCCTCGACCTGACAGGAATATCGATCAGGGAGACAGGGAAGCCGGGAGAAGGGGCCCGATTTGAGTTGATCGTTCCTGCCGGGCGCTGGCGGCATTTCATGGAAGATGCCGCCTGAGATATTTACTCAGGCCAAAATAGCATGAAAAATCCCGAAACACCAGTTTCATACACATTTCATGATGCATCAACAGAACATTTCCCAATCGCTATTGTTACGTCACGGTTTACAAAAACCCATATTTTTCAGAACATCACCGCCGGAGAAATATCCTCCTCTTTCCGGAGACGACATTCGCGAAATACCATACCTTTTTCATCCCTGAGAGATACCATCCACCGTTTCATGGGGGTGAAACAGAAAAATGGCAACAGTAACACGAAAAATGGTGGAAGACGCCGGTGTCGATGTCGATCACCTGGTCGATTTGCTGGTGAAGAATGCAGCAGCTGAACTGACGACCTTTTATTACTATACGATTCTCCGGGTTAATCTGGTTGGTCTTGACGGGGAGAACCTAAAAGAAATCGCTGAAACTGCACGAATCGAGGACAGGAATCATTTCGAGGCACTGGTGCCCCGGATTTATGAACTGGGAGGAAAACTTCCGGCAGACATGGTGGCGTTTCACAACATCTCCGGATGTCCGCCGGCACCCCTTCCCGATGATCCGACCGATACGATGGCAATTTTGAAAGTGCTCCTCCAGGCGGAGCAGTGTGCAGTGCGGCAGTATACCCATATCTGCAACCTGACAGCGGGAAAGGATCACCGGACCTATGATCTTGCACTCTCGATTCTCCATGAAGAGATCGAGCACGAATCATGGTTCTCAGAGTTCCTCGGCGAAGGGCCGTCCGGTCATTTCCTCAGGCGGGGAGAGACATCACCGTTTGTATCAAAGTTCCTTCGATAGAGAGCACTGGACAAATTATCCCTTTTTCCAACGAGGTTCGGATCCCTTTCCAATCCGGATTCATGTAATCTCACCGGTGGAAGAGTATATCATCTGCAGGCGGAATTAGTCTCAAAACAGTCAACCGACTGAACGGGGAGTGTCATGATGTGGAATTATTTTCTGGAGCAGCCACCGGTGATACAGGCACTCATCGCGGGGATCTTTACCTGGGGCATGACAGCTCTCGGGGCTGCGACGGTATTTCTCAGCCGGGAGGTAAACCAGAAATTTCTCGATGTGATGCTGGGATTTGCGGGCGGGGTGATGATCGCCGCCAGTTTCTGGTCACTCCTTCTGCCGGCAATAGATATGTCAGTGGGACAGGGCCTCCCGGAATGGCTTCCCGCCGGAATCGGGTTCATTCTCGGAGGGGTGGCCCTCAGTTCCATTGATAAAATTCTCCCCCACCTTCATATCGGATTCCCCTCAGAAAAGGCGGAGGGCATTCCGACATCATGGCACCGGAGCACACTCCTTGTGCTTGCGATAACAATGCACAACATCCCCGAGGGGCTTGCGGTGGGTGTGGCATTCGGTGCTCTTGCGGCGGGTTCAACAGAGACCCTGGCAGCAGCCGTCGCCCTCGCGGTTGGTATCGGCATCCAGAACTTTCCGGAAGGAATGGCCATCTCAATGCCGCTCAGGAGGGAGGGATTCTCTGCCCGGCGCAGTTTCTGGTACGGGCAGCTCTCCGGCCTTGTCGAACCGGTTGCAGCCGTCATCGGAGCGGCGGCGGTCATAATCGCCCGTCCCGTCCTTCCCTATGCCCTTGCCTTTGCTGCCGGAGCGATGATCTTTGTCGTCATCGAGGAAGTTATCCCTGAGTCGCAGATTAATGGGAATGCTGACGCGGCAACCTTCGGGGCGATGCTCGGATTTGTGGTGATGATGATTTTGGATGTGGGATTGGGATGAGGGAGGATTAGACAGAACAAGCATGGCCCACCCGTCCGATTCCATACGTCATCCATAACTGAAAAGCGAAGATTCATACGATTCCTGTGAGAGGTGAAAATACCCAGAACACAAAATTGACACCATAGTATTTCGCTGCACCCCTCCCAAGCACTTTTTATCCCATAGAACGGATAGTTCATTGAATGGACGTCATCCTGCAGATTCTCTTCCTGCTCATCTCTGCAAAGCTCTTCGGCGAACTGGTAGAGCGGGCAGGCTACCCGGCGCTCATCGGGGAGATTGCTGCAGGAATTCTTCTTGGCCCTTCACTCCTTGGCCTCGTTACACCAAATGAGACGCTCGAAGTCTTCGCTGATATCGGCATCATTGCACTGCTCTTTGTTAGCGGTGCGGAGATGAATCTGAAGTCATTTCTGGAGAGACGGAATGTCGCGGTCACCACCGCCGTTGCAGGCGTCCTCGTCCCCTTCGGGGGCGGAATACTGCTGGGACACCTG
Above is a window of Methanogenium organophilum DNA encoding:
- a CDS encoding DUF2202 domain-containing protein; the encoded protein is MERPKIWGVVAGICVIILVISVGCTTEQQQGTPQPTLSSVEDSYVTVLDPGVLETKLTSSPDDTLSTAEISDLRFLEEEERLARDVYGVFYEEWGMQVFKNIGGAEQTHMDSVTVLIERYGLDDEPSEIIVPGVFGHPELQILYDDLVSAGLQSPEDALRAAALVEETDIVDLQDAMSRTENADIRYVYENLMRGSENHLRAFVKNLEQLGASYSPAVLTQNEYDEIISTAVSPGGFS
- a CDS encoding YwbE family protein produces the protein MDTKRDGRQRRNITTGDSVRIVLKKDQRTGKLTDGTVKDILTNSSYHPHGIKVRLADGQVGRVQECLGDA
- a CDS encoding DNA glycosylase, with amino-acid sequence MKDGPSAAVPEVMVYEPVCPLNLDATLSCGQLFRWKKREDTWEGVADSRFITIRQDCGSLYYTGCSEAFLISYLHLDCPHDAIVSGFSCDAHIMDAVRCTGGLRIVRQNPWECLISYICAQNANIPFITRMIENLCRAAGKPITAPDGVVRYAFPTPEALSTLTLEEIRGCTLGYRAPYVYKTAAAIAADPAWADRIREMPFEEARRALMVYPGIGPKVADCVLLFGFQKYESFPVDTWMRMIMHRLYGIGDPEKSFTPAEYERIRRFAQEHFGPYAGYAQEYLFAIRTSYADGKF
- the hisF gene encoding imidazole glycerol phosphate synthase subunit HisF, with the translated sequence MALTKRIIPCLDLKDGRVVKGVNFLGLRDAGDPVELAARYNEQGADEVVFLDITASKEARGIIIDVIERAADQLFLPLTVGGGIRSIADIREILRAGADKVSINTSAVQNPELISEGAVMFGSQCIVVAMDVRKNPEMRDGATPITMPDGAVVWYEVVIYGGSHPTGIDAVEWAKEAERRGAGEILLTSMETDGVKQGFDVAVTAAISDAVGIPVIASGGVGTLEHFYDGFLTGHADACLAASVFHFGEMTVKEVKEYLRDRGVAVRI
- a CDS encoding ZIP family metal transporter; translation: MMWNYFLEQPPVIQALIAGIFTWGMTALGAATVFLSREVNQKFLDVMLGFAGGVMIAASFWSLLLPAIDMSVGQGLPEWLPAGIGFILGGVALSSIDKILPHLHIGFPSEKAEGIPTSWHRSTLLVLAITMHNIPEGLAVGVAFGALAAGSTETLAAAVALAVGIGIQNFPEGMAISMPLRREGFSARRSFWYGQLSGLVEPVAAVIGAAAVIIARPVLPYALAFAAGAMIFVVIEEVIPESQINGNADAATFGAMLGFVVMMILDVGLG
- a CDS encoding response regulator, whose protein sequence is MPIRVLLVDDEPALLDITKIFLQRESEFSVVTAHSGKKALEFLDTEPFDVIISDYEMPWMDGLTLLSTIRERGMSLPFIIFTGKGREEVVIEALNRGADFYLQKGGDPKSQFAELKSKIIHAVEKKRAEEIARTAYAKIEKSNAILEEQNQRLEESEAKFRNLADSTSVAILIHQDNRWIYANPAAERMCGFSAEEICTMEFWERVAPEFQEIVKERGQFRELGRNTPNTYELKILTKTGEEAWAYLRGSTTEYQGRPAGLISVIDITERKKMETALREQEDNYRTLLNSMSDTIFILDERDRFTGIHHNKGLLYAPPEDFLGKHFRDVMPGKIYGQYSIAADILRETKKTQYYEYQLEIGNEQNWFEATLNLQEDGPGIVAVIRDITDRKQMEEALRENEARYRTLVENIPIGLIQANTTGEIIYVNPQIYEIFGTSPIKSTEELNQLLYPHIQDSGIRTDIQTAMVEKRAVEGEYKYLSKGGADCYVRYRMAPLDTNGEMTEMLTIVEDITVRRQAEDALRLANHKLGLLSRVTRHDILNDIMDAKGHLELNEAEYPASGTPYLTAVEKAITRIEREIEFTAEYQALGTSPPKWQKVRQVTEDSLNQMDVPDVIQTEMDISPVEVYADQLLTLAFSNIIRNALVHAKGIAKITVITREVPGGELCIAIEDDGTGIPLEKKEAILQPTYNRRSGHGLYLVRDILDLTGISIRETGKPGEGARFELIVPAGRWRHFMEDAA
- a CDS encoding response regulator — protein: MKYESYQSSLTDAKILIVEDEVIIAMALEDSIHDFGYLVAGKATTGQRAIDLAMETLPDLALIDIRLDGEMDGIEAAEKISGRLKIPVIFLTAYSDEETLSRAIRTNPYGYLIKPIRPRELYTTIETSIYKHRAFVAEEARVACLSAVTTKLENPVEQVKASLEGLVSSIQKGKMDLDDVEIILQAQADDLGQVSKDLRELNDTIFRV
- the dps gene encoding DNA protection during starvation protein is translated as MATVTRKMVEDAGVDVDHLVDLLVKNAAAELTTFYYYTILRVNLVGLDGENLKEIAETARIEDRNHFEALVPRIYELGGKLPADMVAFHNISGCPPAPLPDDPTDTMAILKVLLQAEQCAVRQYTHICNLTAGKDHRTYDLALSILHEEIEHESWFSEFLGEGPSGHFLRRGETSPFVSKFLR
- a CDS encoding adenosylhomocysteinase, which codes for MDSGELKMGWARQYMPVLAEIRKRFEAEKPLAGATVGMALHVEAKTAVLVETMAAGGAEVHITGCNPLSTQDDVARALGRVPGVHCYATRACSVDEYYDAMDKVLDASPNITIDDGMDLIHRIHTLRRDLLDTIIGGCEETTTGIQRLRAMAEEGALEFPVIAVNDTPMKRSFDNIHGTGESALSSIMITTNTIIGGKWFVVAGYGYCGRGLARMAHGLGAKVIVTEVDPRRALEAHMDGYHVMTMKDAAAIGEIFVTTTGNTSIITGEHFPLMRDGAILANAGHFNVEIDIPWLEEHAEEKETRDSIDTYLVNGNRISVLAEGRLVNLATTKGMGHPVEVMDLSFALQALCTEYMYKNGGDLTGGVYEVPYEIDATVAHLKLASLGVTIDELSEEQKTYLQSWTAGT